One Cucurbita pepo subsp. pepo cultivar mu-cu-16 chromosome LG20, ASM280686v2, whole genome shotgun sequence genomic window carries:
- the LOC111782904 gene encoding uncharacterized protein LOC111782904, producing the protein MNSVNTKSTAVLYHYPCPDGAFAALAAHLYFSAASLPPLFFPNTVYNPLRTDQLPLHQIDDVYLLDFVGPFGFVEDLSSKVNRVVILDHHKTALEKLSDESSFGENVTKVIDIQRSGATIAFDYFKQKLIQDAHGNFDVGSSHYKVLDEFERMRRLYEYIEDGDLWKWSLPNSKALSSGFKDLNIEYDTLLNPNLFDQLLSLDMETMISRGIASLAHKQKLIEDALNQSYSITLGGGAFGRCLAVDADSISELRSELGHQLATKSQYSNLRGIGAVVYRVPALGNDQMLKISLRSVRDEDTTRISQEFGGGGHKNASSFMLSSTEFQKWKI; encoded by the exons ATGAATTCCGTGAACACAAAATCTACGGCGGTGCTCTATCACTATCCATGTCCCGACGGCGCGTTCGCCGCTCTCGCAGCTCATCTCTATTTCTCCGCCGCTTCTCTACCCCCTCTCTTTTTCCCCAATACCGTCTACAATCCCCTCAG aaCGGACCAGCTTCCCCTGCATCAAATTGACGACGTTTATCTTTTGGATTTTGTGGGGCCGTTTGGATTTGTTGAGGACCTATCTTCTAAAGTTAACAG AGTGGTAATACTGGACCACCACAAGACGGCTCTTGAAAAGCTCAGCGATGAGTCTTCATTTGGTGAAAACGTGACTAAAGTTATAGATATTCAAAGAAGTGGTGCTACAATAGCTTTTGACTATTTCAAGCAAAAGCTAATACAAGATGCTCACGGGAACTTTGACGTTGGTTCTTCCCATTACAAAGTGCTAGATGAATTTGAGCGCATGAGGAGACTTTATGAATACATTGAGGATGGCGATCTTTGGAAGTGGAGTCTTCCAAATAGTAAAGCTCTAAGCAGTGGTTTCAAAGATTTGAATATTGAATATGATACCCTTTTGAATCCTAACTTATTTGATCAG TTACTATCTCTGGATATGGAGACTATGATTAGTCGAGGAATAGCAAGTTTAgcacacaaacaaaaattaatagagGATGCTCTTAATCAATCGTATAGCATTACACTCGGTGGTGGAGCTTTTGGACGTTGTCTG GCTGTTGATGCAGATTCTATTTCAGAACTAAGGAGTGAATTAGGACACCAATTGGCTACCAAGAGtcaatattcaaatttaag AGGCATTGGGGCTGTTGTATACCGAGTCCCGGCACTTGGGAATGACCAGATGTTGAAAATAAGTCTCAGAAGTGTTCGTGACGAGGACACAACTCGTATCTCACAG GAATTCGGAGGTGGGGGCCATAAAAATGCGAGCTCCTTCATGTTAAGCTCAACAGAATTCCAGAAGTGGAAGATTTGA